A window of the Gossypium arboreum isolate Shixiya-1 chromosome 2, ASM2569848v2, whole genome shotgun sequence genome harbors these coding sequences:
- the LOC108475174 gene encoding uncharacterized protein LOC108475174 yields MDNLDCNLEQKLKDVVLLLRDEAYQWWLTVKEGTQSDRLSWEFFKSAFQGKYMGASYIDTRRREFLKLTQGDGSVADYKAKILRLSRYARGMMASEYERCIHFEDGLRDNLRVLIAPHREREFLVLVQEAKIAEEVKRTEHQNRDRERGKNKRDLEPPSLIPSPKKKGKTDGSIRVGPPVAPTGLHLYRDCGRRHQDECWRGTGACLRRGSLEHQFWECPLRAN; encoded by the coding sequence ATGGATAATTTAGACTGTAACCTTGAGCAGAAATTGAAGGATGTAGTCTTGTTGCTTCGTGAtgaggcctatcagtggtggttgactgTTAAGGAGGGTACTCAATCCGATCGTCTGTCTTGGGAGTTCTTTAAGTCTGCCTTCCAAGGGAAGTACATGGGAGCTAGTTACATCGATACTCGTAGGCGTGAGTTTCTGAAGCTCACCCAGGGAGACGGATCAGTGGCTGATTATAAGGCCAAAATTTTGAGACTGAGTCGCTATGCGCGAGGTATGATGGCGTCTGAGTATGAGAGATGCATccattttgaggatggccttagagataaTTTAAGGGTACTGATAGCTCCGCACAGGGAGCGAGAGTTTTTAGTTCTGGTACAGGAGGCAAAGATTGCCGAGGAGGTTAAGCGCACTGAGCACCAAAACAGAGACCGTGAgaggggtaagaacaagagggatttgGAGCCTCCGAGTTTGATACCGAGTCCTAAGAAAAAGGGCAAGACTGATGGGTCAATTAGAGTGGGACCCCCTGTTGCTCCTACTGGATTGCATCTGTATAGagattgtggtagacgccatcaggACGAGTGTTGGAGGGGGACTGGGGCGTGTTTGAGACGTGGGTCGTTAGAGCACCAGTTTTGGGAGTGTCCGCTGAGGGCCAATTAG